One segment of Asterias rubens chromosome 2, eAstRub1.3, whole genome shotgun sequence DNA contains the following:
- the LOC117302876 gene encoding NACHT, LRR and PYD domains-containing protein 12-like, whose product MPSDVWSCPVLTYAKLSFEDRRRSLQEDQRILQEDQRRRQQEDLPLLTRPTEGTSGPDKVQAVASKVNEAVKKVYKSTGSYVQMLPWVDDHQMHIMNIFTKLCLVEQVDTRGKPQIKGNNMELDYKMFHPALRELYEKMQSETREGNPNKGEMKSYEEIFKFQTHHEGTPIKRIVISGSAGIGKTTLIDKIAYDWAMGNSETLNKFKLVFALKMGSLQQSSNLEDAIFEKLLAKDTVDESALKEFIDKNQDKVLILLDGFDECKITTTDTSSFGSILKVINRKLGPECWVVITSRPPLDKLVNSSLVMKPFTHVRVEGFSKTDINEYVNKFFPDDHDKASKLIEQIELSDTLSDLAESPMLLLLMCLLMGSKENTLPDTMTRLYNKALNYIFKRKTRDIKDAEISRILISIGKVALGSLISRDQSFAFREGDFEKTALDAAMNAGVLTSERVIDGLDTYQRVSFIHHTFLEYCAAMYWQSLINTEEFDRILDQTVKTESTEFTPLGDPRSSRLTRYEYLFRFCCGDNEACTNQILKKIHQGRDSQLIVTCYFESQSKELPQENVISSLLTGDIDISNWNNDSTNAFFHFLKQVAALSRGNDYFSKVKRLVMNDVNFQRFGTDLAKALKLMINLQSLSLIIGSLTPANTDQILLSLATLSTLTQLDLSGNTALGGYVSLLVSQLMKLKRLKKLSLLGCSLVAQDVSPIAESMGDTLVDLDVRGNRALGGCASIWGPELGKMECLQDIHLERCSLQGTDIEPIAVALSDILTLVHLNLGDNQALGGCASLWALHLKRMNHLKELLLVRCNLTDADMEPIAESMGDMPNLSHLDLTGNVALGSCAPLWALHLKRMNHLKVLLLPLCNLTDADMEPIAESVGDMPNLSHLDLTGNDALGSCAPLWALHLKRMNHLKELILATCFLTDADMEPIAESMGDMPNLSHLDLTRNYALGGCAPLWALHLKRMNHLKVLLLVWCNLTDADMEPIAESVGDMPNLSHLDLTRNYALGGCAPLWALHLKRMNHLKELILARCQLTDADMVPIAESVGDMPNLSHLDLTGNDALGSCAPLWALHLKRMNHLKELLLGGCHLTDVDMEPIAESVSDMPNLIHLDPTRNH is encoded by the coding sequence GAACATCAGGCCCTGACAAAGTTCAAGCTGTTGCATCAAAAGTCAATGAGGCGGTGAAGAAAGTGTACAAATCTACAGGTAGCTATGTACAGATGCTCCCATGGGTTGATGATCATCAGATGCACATAATGAACATCTTCACTAAGCTATGTTTAGTTGAACAAGTTGACACAAGGGGGAAGCCTCAAATAAAGGGTAATAACATGGAATTAGATTACAAAATGTTCCACCCTGCATTGAGGGAATTATATGAAAAGATGCAGTCTGAGACAAGGGAAGGTAATCCTAATAAAGGTGAGATGAAATCATATGAAGAGATTTTTAAATTTCAGACACACCATGAGGGAACTCCAATTAAACGTATCGTTATAAGCGGATCAGCAGGAATTGGCAAGACAACCCTAATTGACAAAATTGCATATGATTGGGCAATGGGTAACAGTGAGACACTCAATAagtttaaacttgtttttgctttaaaaatggGTTCATTGCAACAAAGTAGCAACTTAGAAGATGCCATCTTTGAGAAGCTTCTCGCAAAAGACACTGTAGATGAATCTGCTTTGAAAGAGTTTATTGACAAGAACCAAGACAAAGTATTGATTCTCTTGGATGGATTTGATGAATGTAAAATCACTACAACTGACACATCCTCATTTGGTTCGATTCTCAAAGTTATTAATCGAAAGCTGGGCCCAGAATGTTGGGTAGTTATTACATCCCGTCCTCCCCTTGACAAATTAGTCAACTCATCATTGGTTATGAAGCCCTTTACTCATGTCAGAGTTGAGGGCTTTTCTAAAACAGATATAAATGAATATGTGAACAAATTCTTCCCTGATGATCATGACAAGGCTAGCAAGCTTATAGAGCAGATAGAACTCTCAGATACCTTGTCTGATTTGGCAGAGAGTCCCAtgctactgctgctgatgtgtttgCTGATGGGGAGCAAAGAGAATACCCTCCCAGACACAATGACCCGACTGTATAACAAAGCACTGAATTACatattcaaaagaaaaacaagagacATCAAAGATGCTGAAATATCACGGATTTTAATTTCTATTGGCAAGGTTGCTCTAGGTAGTCTTATTTCTAGAGATCAGTCATTTGCCTTTAGAGAAGGGGACTTTGAAAAGACTGCGTTAGATGCAGCAATGAATGCAGGTGTCCTCACTAGTGAGAGGGTCATCGATGGGCTTGATACCTATCAAAGAGTGTCTTTTATACACCACACGTTTCTGGAGTATTGCGCAGCAATGTACTGGCAAAGCTTGATAAACACTGAGGAATTTGACAGAATCCTAGATCAGACAGTAAAGACAGAGTCAACTGAGTTTACCCCATTGGGAGATCCTCGTTCTTCTCGTCTTACTCGTTATGAGTATCTGTTCAGATTTTGTTGTGGAGACAATGAGGCATGTACAAATCAGATTTTAAAGAAGATTCATCAAGGCAGAGATTCGCAACTTATTGTTACTTGTTATTTTGAGAGTCAATCAAAGGAACTTCCACAAGAAAATGTTATAAGTTCACTTCTGACTGGTGATATTGACATTTCAAATTGGAATAATGATAGTACAAACGCATTCTTTCATTTTCTGAAGCAAGTGGCAGCCCTCAGCAGAGGAAATGATTACTTCTCAAAGGTTAAGAGACTGGTTATGAATGATGTTAACTTCCAGAGGTTTGGTACAGATTTAGCAAAAGCGCTAAAGTTAATGATCAATTTACAATCTCTTTCTCTGATAATCGGCTCATTAACTCCTGCCAATACTGATCAAATCCTACTATCATTGGCAACTCTATCAACATTGACTCAGCTAGACCTCTCAGGGAATACAGCCTTGGGTGGCTATGTGTCATTGTTGGTTTCTCAATTGATGAAACTGAAGCGCCTCAAGAAGCTGAGCTTGTTAGGTTGCTCACTGGTAGCTCAAGATGTGTCACCCATTGCAGAGTCAATGGGTGACACTCTGGTTGATCTAGATGTAAGAGGGAATAGAGCATTGGGTGGCTGTGCATCCATTTGGGGTCCTGAACTGGGGAAAATGGAATGCCTTCAAGATATTCACTTGGAAAGGTGTTCACTGCAAGGTACAGATATTGAGCCCATTGCTGTGGCACTGAGTGACATTCTAACTCTGGTTCATCTGAACCTCGGGGATAATCAAGCATTGGGTGGctgtgcatcattgtgggctctgcatttgaagagaatgaaccACCTGAAGGAACTGTTATTGGTAAGGTGCAATCTGACAGATGCTGATATGGAGCCCATTGCTGAGTCAATGGGTGACATGCCCAACCTGAGTCATCTAGATCTGACAGGTAATGTTGCATTGGGTAGCTGTGCACCATTGTGGGCTCtgcatttgaagagaatgaaccACCTGAAGGTACTGTTATTGCCACTGTGCAATCTGACAGATGCTGATATGGAGCCCATTGCTGAGTCAGTGGGTGACATGCCCAACCTGAGTCATCTAGATCTGACAGGTAATGATGCATTGGGTAGCTGTGCACCATTGTGGGCTCtgcatttgaagagaatgaaccACCTGAAGGAACTAATATTAGCAACGTGCTTTCTGACAGATGCTGATATGGAGCCCATTGCTGAGTCAATGGGTGACATGCCCAACCTGAGTCATCTAGATCTGACACGTAATTATGCATTGGGTGGCTGTGCACCATTGTGGGCTCtgcatttgaagagaatgaaccACCTGAAGGTACTGTTATTGGTATGGTGCAATCTGACAGATGCTGATATGGAGCCCATTGCTGAGTCAGTGGGTGACATGCCCAACCTGAGTCATCTAGATCTGACACGTAATTATGCATTGGGTGGCTGTGCACCATTGTGGGCTCtgcatttgaagagaatgaaccACCTGAAGGAACTAATATTAGCAAGGTGCCAGCTGACAGATGCTGATATGGTGCCCATTGCTGAGTCAGTGGGTGACATGCCCAACCTGAGTCATCTAGATCTGACAGGTAATGATGCATTGGGTAGCTGTGCACCATTGTGGGCTCtgcatttgaagagaatgaaccACCTGAAGGAACTGTTATTGGGAGGGTGCCATCTGACAGATGTTGATATGGAGCCcattgctgagtcagtgagtgacatgcccAACCTGATTCATCTAGATCCGACACGTAATCATTGA